The Endozoicomonas sp. 4G DNA segment GTTTTTCCTGGCTTATTGTTTTTGTAATTGATGCTGTTGTCATAGAACACCTTTGAATATCAGCCGATGTTTGAAGCTTTTAGCAACTTCCTTAAGTCTTTTAACAAATCGCCGCCGTACTGCCCCGGCTGGTACTTCATCATGATATTCCCCAGGGGATCGACGATGTAAAAGCCATTGGTGGGCCACTCTGTTTTTTCACCCGGGTGCTTACCCAGGGTGTTCAACACCGATTCTTTACGACTGCCTAACCAGATCAGATCAGGGTGTTCACTGAGTACCCGCTGGTTTAATTCAGGATTCGATGAGGAAGAAATAAAAAGCCGGACGACCCGTTCACTGTCCCTGCCCAGCGCCAGATGGGCCTGGCGGGTTTGATAGAGCGTCTCCTGGCAGGCCTGATCGGAGCAGCTTTCGTCACCAAACACCAGAATTCCCCAGTGCCCCGCCAAGGCCTGCAGATCAAATATTTCATTGTCTTTCTGAAGTGTCATGCTTTCGAAGCTGGCGGGTGGTAACAAGAGTTCGCCTTTATTGGTACGTCCATCCGGCACAAACTGTGTTCCAAAAAAATAGAAGTACCAGGCCAACCCCATCGCCAGCGATGGCATAAGGATGACCAGAGCCAGTTGCCAGCGACCTTTTGCTTTTTTTACTCTTTTCATTTTTTATACCCGATGATAGTCCTGTCAAAATTTAAAGGCTGCCGAAAAAAAACTCGGTATCTTCAAGAGCCATTAGGCAATAACCGTCATCTCCAAACGACGGAGGTCTCATAAACGGCAACGCTTCAGGCAACCAGGTGATATGCGCAGGTGTTTGCAGCAAAATATCACCATCAACCTGAATATCCTGAGGTGTTTCACTCTCGTGCTCAATATCCAGTTGAGTAAATTGAACGTGTTGCAGACCTGACCAATTGAATAATTTCTGCATCAACACATGGACAAGCGTCCAAAAAAAATTAGCCCTTTCCCCACTATAAAGCAGCTCTCCCTGCTGACGGTTCGGTCTCACTCCGTTTTCGGATCCAGACGTTAGCCCTGTTCTCCCTCCTACCAGAATATTCAAGGGGATATTGAACCTGTCGCCGCCATCAATACAGCATCTTAGGGTGGGTGTATTCCACACTATTAATGAACAGATGTCTGATATTCCATAGATCGCACTTCTGGGCATATGCCTAATTCGTCGGCTTAGTCGTTCAATATAATCCTGATCGTTTCTCATTTTTTTCGCCTGAGTCGTCATACCCAGATCAAACTCTCTGACCGCCAGAACGATTTTCTTCTGAGAACTTCCTCTTTCACAGGCTTCAATTTTATAGGCACCTAAGGGCGCAGGGGTTCCATAAACAAGCGTTCGAAGGGCATGTATCTTGTTACCTAATCCAAGTTCTCTTGCGATATTGTTTCTCGCACCCGCCGGTATAACTCCAAAAACAACCTGCTGTTGATGACCTAAACCCTGAACCACCTCATGGACAGTGCCATCCCCACCCACGGCAACCATTAATATCTGATCTTCCTGAGCGTGCTGTCCCTGCTGCCAGTTCTGATAGGCCTGCTGAGCCAGTTCTGTACCATGACCGGCGTGTTCCGTAATAAATACTTCAAAGGTCGGCTGTACCTGAGCAGCAGCCTGATCTTGCGAGCCGACTGCTGTGAAGTAACGACTGACAAATCTGTGAATACTGTTCCAAACGGCTACGCTCTGACCGTTATTGCTAACAGGATTAACGATAAAGCAGACGTGGCGAATCACTGCTGAGCCGTTTTCCGGAACAAGACACACAAAAAGCAGCAGGATATAGGAATAAAACATTCTTCTATTCACAGTGAATCACCCTCTTTCCAATCCGGATCATCTCTGGCTTCGTCACGGTCCATTAAAGTACGACCGTACTCTCCATATACGGGAGGTCTCATAAACTGGAACACTCTCGCCAGCCAGGTTATTTGTGCTGGTGTTTGCAGTAAAACATCACCATCGACCTGAATAGACAGAGGTGTCTCATCCCCGTGTTCAATATCCAATTGAGTAAAGCAAAACCGTTGCAGACCGGACCAATTGAGAAATTTCTCCATAGTCATCTGAATAAGTGTCCAAAGGGGATTGGTCCTCTGCTGACTAAAAAGCATCTGTCCATGGCAACTGTATGGAGTCATACCGTTAAAAAGGGCAACGCCACCTCCGATCGTTGGCCCTGTCCCCGCTACCAGAAGATTCAGGGGGACACTGAACCTCTCACCATTAATACTGCACCTGACCGTGGGTGTATCCCATATCATTGCTGAGCTTACAGCTAACATTGAATGGGCCACACTTGGGGGTAAGTATCTCAGCAGTCGGCTCGGCCGCTCACCACTGTCGTGATCGTTTTTCTTTTTTGTCATCCAGGTCGTCACACCCAGCCCAAACTCACTCACTGCCAGAACCGTTTTCCGCTCGCAACTGCCTCTTTCACAACCTGTAATTTTGTAGGCACCAAAAGGCATAACGACTCCATAAACCAGCGTCAAAAGAGCATGCATCGGGTTCCTCAATCGGAGTGTTCTTGCTATATCGTTTCCCTCACCCGCCGGTATAACACCGAACACCACTTGTGGTTGATTTTCAAGACCCTGAACCACCTCATGGACAGTGCCATCGCCACCAACGGCAACAATCAATAAATGACTTTCCTGCTCCAGCTGCCAGTTAAAACTTGCCTGAGCTGCCAGCTCCGTTGCATGACCGGCGTGTTCCGTAAAGAATACTTCAAATGTCGTCTGTACCTGAGCAGCCGCCTGATCTTGCGAGCCGACAGCTGTGAAGTAACGATTGACAGCTCTGTGAATACTTTCCCAAACCCTCACACCCTGACCATTATTACTGGCAGGATTAACGATAAAGCAGACGTGGCGAATCACTGCTGAACCGTTTTGTGGAACAAAAAACACAACAAGCAGCAGGCCATATAAATAAAAAACTCTGCTATTCACATTGAGCCACCTTTTTTTCCGTCAATCCCAACAATTATGGAATCGAGCAGCCGACCTATTTCTGGGAAATAGGTCCTATTGCAATACTCACGTTTAAAAAAAATCAAGCTCGTCCCACTCTTCTTCGCGAGCCATAGCTTCATACCCGGCATCGCCATATTCGGGAGGTCTCATAAACTGGAACACTCTCGGCAACCAGGTTATTTGTGCCGGTGTTTGCAGTAAAATATCACCGTCAACCTGAATATCCTGAGGTGTGTCGTTCTCGTGCTCGTGCTCAATACTCAATTGAGTGAACAGAGCCTGTTGCAGACCTGACCAATTGAGTAATCTCTGCATAGTCATCTGCACCAGTGTCGAAAGCGGGTGAGCTCTCTGCTGACTGTAAATCAGCTGCCCCTGATTACTGTCCGGACGCATACCATTAAAAAGCCTGACGCCACCTCCGATCGTCGGCCCTGTTCCTGCTGCCAGAATATTCAAAGGGACATTGAAGCTGTCACCGCCATCAATACGACACATGACGTTGGGTGTCTGCCATCCCATCGCTGAACTGAGGGCTGACATTGAATAGACCATACTTCTGGGTGAGCATCTCAGCAATCGGCTGGGTCGCTCACCACTGTCGTGTTCGTTTTTCTTTTTTGTCGCCCGGGTGGTCACACCCAGGTCAAACTCGTCCACGGCCAAAACCGTTTTCTTATGGCAAGTTCCTGTTTGACAGCCTTTAATTTTGTAGGCACCAAAGGGCATAGCGACACCATAAACCAGGGTCCGAAGGGCATGCATCGGGTTGCCCAAACCCTGTGTTCTTGCTATATCGTTGCCCGTACCCACAGGTATAACCCCAAAAACGACTTGCGGTTGACTTTCCAGATCCTGAACCACTTCATGAACCGTGCCATCACCACCCACGGCAACAATCAATAGCTGATCGTCCTGAGCGTGTTGCCCCTGCTGCCAGTCCTGATAAGCCTGCACTGCCAGATCCGTTGCATGACCCGCGTATTCGGTAAAAGACACTTCAAATGTCGCCTGTCCAAGCAGGGCAGCAGCCTGGTCTTGTGAGCCAACTGCTGTGTAGTACTGACTGACAGCGCCTTCAATTTTTTTCCAGGCAATGGCGCCTTTCCCATTATTACTGGCAGAATTAACGATAAAGCAGGCATGGCGAATCACGGCAAATCCATTTTCCGGAATAAGAAATACAAAAATCAGCAGGCCATACAAATAAAAAACTCGGCTATTCACAGTGAACCATCCTCTTTTCTATCAGTATCGGGCACCTGTCTATGGTGCTTTTTTTGGCTTCGATCCAGGCCTGTTGATTGCATCTGCCAGAGATACAGGCCCAGCAGGACCAACGCCATTAAAAACCATTGAATAGCGTAGCCGAGATGTTTCTGCGAGGTGGTTTTCATGGTCAGGGAACGAACC contains these protein-coding regions:
- a CDS encoding diacylglycerol kinase family protein; translated protein: MFYSYILLLFVCLVPENGSAVIRHVCFIVNPVSNNGQSVAVWNSIHRFVSRYFTAVGSQDQAAAQVQPTFEVFITEHAGHGTELAQQAYQNWQQGQHAQEDQILMVAVGGDGTVHEVVQGLGHQQQVVFGVIPAGARNNIARELGLGNKIHALRTLVYGTPAPLGAYKIEACERGSSQKKIVLAVREFDLGMTTQAKKMRNDQDYIERLSRRIRHMPRSAIYGISDICSLIVWNTPTLRCCIDGGDRFNIPLNILVGGRTGLTSGSENGVRPNRQQGELLYSGERANFFWTLVHVLMQKLFNWSGLQHVQFTQLDIEHESETPQDIQVDGDILLQTPAHITWLPEALPFMRPPSFGDDGYCLMALEDTEFFFGSL
- a CDS encoding diacylglycerol kinase family protein, with translation MNSRVFYLYGLLLVVFFVPQNGSAVIRHVCFIVNPASNNGQGVRVWESIHRAVNRYFTAVGSQDQAAAQVQTTFEVFFTEHAGHATELAAQASFNWQLEQESHLLIVAVGGDGTVHEVVQGLENQPQVVFGVIPAGEGNDIARTLRLRNPMHALLTLVYGVVMPFGAYKITGCERGSCERKTVLAVSEFGLGVTTWMTKKKNDHDSGERPSRLLRYLPPSVAHSMLAVSSAMIWDTPTVRCSINGERFSVPLNLLVAGTGPTIGGGVALFNGMTPYSCHGQMLFSQQRTNPLWTLIQMTMEKFLNWSGLQRFCFTQLDIEHGDETPLSIQVDGDVLLQTPAQITWLARVFQFMRPPVYGEYGRTLMDRDEARDDPDWKEGDSL
- a CDS encoding diacylglycerol kinase family protein — encoded protein: MNSRVFYLYGLLIFVFLIPENGFAVIRHACFIVNSASNNGKGAIAWKKIEGAVSQYYTAVGSQDQAAALLGQATFEVSFTEYAGHATDLAVQAYQDWQQGQHAQDDQLLIVAVGGDGTVHEVVQDLESQPQVVFGVIPVGTGNDIARTQGLGNPMHALRTLVYGVAMPFGAYKIKGCQTGTCHKKTVLAVDEFDLGVTTRATKKKNEHDSGERPSRLLRCSPRSMVYSMSALSSAMGWQTPNVMCRIDGGDSFNVPLNILAAGTGPTIGGGVRLFNGMRPDSNQGQLIYSQQRAHPLSTLVQMTMQRLLNWSGLQQALFTQLSIEHEHENDTPQDIQVDGDILLQTPAQITWLPRVFQFMRPPEYGDAGYEAMAREEEWDELDFF